In Streptomyces nojiriensis, one genomic interval encodes:
- a CDS encoding glycerophosphodiester phosphodiesterase: MTHVRLRHPYLDHPAPIPFAHRGGAADGLENTATAFRRAAEAGYRYFETDVHATVDGKLVAFHDSTLDRVTDGRVRIAELPWKKIREARVGGTEPLPLFEELLEEFPDARWNIDIKAESALHPLVNLIARAGIWDRVCVSSFSESRVARAQKIAGPRLATSYGVRGVLGLRLRSYAIPAALRVGAVAAQVPETQAGIRVVDRRFVRTAHERGLQVHVWTVNEPERMEALLDLGVDGIMTDRIDILRTVLDRRGAWA, from the coding sequence GTGACGCACGTACGCCTTCGCCATCCGTATCTGGACCACCCGGCTCCGATCCCCTTCGCGCACCGGGGCGGTGCCGCGGACGGGCTGGAGAACACCGCCACCGCCTTCCGACGGGCCGCCGAAGCGGGCTACCGGTACTTCGAGACCGATGTGCACGCCACGGTGGACGGGAAACTCGTCGCCTTCCACGACTCCACGCTGGACCGGGTCACCGACGGCCGGGTCCGGATCGCCGAACTGCCCTGGAAGAAGATCCGTGAGGCCAGGGTGGGGGGCACCGAGCCGCTGCCGCTCTTCGAGGAGCTGCTGGAGGAGTTCCCGGACGCCCGCTGGAACATCGACATCAAGGCCGAGTCGGCCCTGCACCCGCTGGTCAACCTGATCGCCCGGGCCGGGATCTGGGACCGGGTCTGCGTGAGCTCCTTCTCCGAGAGCCGGGTGGCCCGCGCCCAGAAGATCGCCGGGCCCCGGCTGGCGACCTCCTACGGCGTACGCGGGGTGCTCGGCCTGCGGCTGCGCTCGTACGCCATTCCCGCGGCGCTGCGCGTGGGCGCGGTGGCGGCGCAGGTTCCGGAGACCCAGGCCGGCATCCGCGTGGTCGACCGCCGGTTCGTACGGACCGCACACGAGCGGGGACTCCAGGTACACGTCTGGACCGTGAACGAACCGGAACGTATGGAGGCTCTCCTCGACCTGGGTGTCGATGGCATCATGACCGACCGGATCGACATCTTGCGCACGGTGCTGGACCGGCGTGGGGCCTGGGCCTGA
- a CDS encoding MFS transporter, with amino-acid sequence MSAEERSRTEEAEPGAEDGRAGAAPTDTTAAAAERKREQRGWYFYDFAVSVYSASVLTVFLGPYLTAVAKAAADAEGFVRPLGIPVRAGSFFAYAVSASVILAVLLMPLVGAVADRTGRKKPLLAAAAYVGAAATAGMFFLGGERYLLGGLLLVVANAALSVSMVLYNAYLPQISTPDERDTVSSRGWAFGYTAGSVMLVVNLVLYMGHDSFGLSEGMAIRICLASAGLWWGAFALIPLRRLRDRAVVREPGAAPAVSGWKQLVATLKDMRRYPLTLSFLLAYLIYNDGVQTVISQASIYGSEELKLEQSTLIGAVLLVQILAVAGALGMGRLARIHGAKRTILGSLAAWAVTLAAGYFLPARTPVWFFALAAMIGLVLGGSQALSRSLFSHLVPAGKEAEYFSAYEMSDRGLSWVGPLVFGLTYQLTGSYRDAIISLVVFFALGFVLLARVPVRRAVEAAGNPVPERI; translated from the coding sequence ATGAGTGCGGAAGAGCGCAGCAGGACCGAGGAAGCGGAACCCGGGGCGGAGGACGGCAGAGCCGGGGCCGCCCCGACGGACACGACCGCCGCGGCCGCCGAGCGCAAGCGCGAGCAGCGGGGCTGGTACTTCTACGACTTCGCCGTCTCGGTCTACTCGGCGAGCGTGCTGACCGTGTTCCTCGGGCCCTACCTGACCGCGGTGGCCAAGGCCGCCGCGGACGCCGAGGGCTTCGTGCGCCCGCTGGGCATCCCGGTGCGCGCCGGTTCCTTCTTCGCCTACGCGGTCTCGGCCTCGGTGATCCTCGCCGTCCTGCTGATGCCGCTGGTGGGCGCGGTGGCCGACCGGACCGGGCGCAAGAAGCCGCTGCTGGCGGCGGCCGCGTACGTGGGCGCCGCCGCGACCGCCGGGATGTTCTTCCTGGGCGGTGAGCGCTACCTGCTGGGCGGCCTGCTGCTCGTCGTGGCGAACGCGGCCCTGTCCGTGTCGATGGTGCTCTACAACGCCTATCTGCCGCAGATCTCCACCCCCGACGAACGGGACACCGTCTCCTCGCGGGGCTGGGCCTTCGGCTACACCGCCGGGTCCGTGATGCTGGTGGTGAACCTGGTGCTCTACATGGGGCACGACTCCTTCGGCCTCTCCGAGGGCATGGCGATCCGGATCTGCCTGGCCTCCGCGGGCCTGTGGTGGGGGGCCTTCGCCCTGATCCCGCTGCGTCGGCTGCGGGACCGGGCCGTGGTCCGGGAGCCGGGGGCGGCTCCGGCCGTCAGCGGCTGGAAGCAGTTGGTCGCCACCCTGAAGGACATGCGGCGCTACCCGCTGACCCTGTCCTTCCTCCTGGCGTACCTGATCTACAACGACGGCGTGCAGACCGTGATCTCCCAGGCCTCCATCTACGGCTCGGAGGAGCTGAAGCTGGAGCAGTCCACCCTGATCGGGGCGGTGCTGCTGGTGCAGATCCTGGCGGTGGCGGGCGCCCTGGGCATGGGCCGGCTCGCCCGGATCCACGGAGCCAAGCGGACGATCCTGGGCTCGCTGGCCGCGTGGGCCGTGACGCTGGCGGCCGGATACTTCCTGCCGGCCCGGACCCCGGTGTGGTTCTTCGCACTCGCCGCGATGATCGGGCTGGTGCTGGGAGGCAGCCAGGCGCTGTCGCGCTCGCTGTTCTCGCACCTGGTGCCGGCGGGCAAGGAGGCCGAGTACTTCTCGGCTTACGAGATGAGCGACCGGGGCCTGAGCTGGGTGGGGCCGCTGGTGTTCGGCCTGACGTACCAGCTCACGGGCAGCTACCGGGACGCAATCATCTCGCTGGTGGTCTTCTTCGCACTGGGATTCGTGCTCCTGGCGCGAGTGCCGGTGCGGCGCGCGGTGGAGGCGGCAGGCAATCCTGTACCGGAGCGGATCTGA
- a CDS encoding RNA polymerase-binding protein RbpA — MSERALRGTRLVVTSYETDRGIDLAPRQAVEYACQNGHRFEMPFSVEAEIPPEWECKACGAMALLVDGDGPEEKKGKPARTHWDMLMERRTREELEEVLAERLAVLRSGAMNIAVHPRDSRKSA, encoded by the coding sequence ATGAGTGAGCGAGCTCTCCGCGGTACGCGCCTCGTGGTTACCAGCTACGAGACGGACCGCGGCATCGATCTGGCCCCGCGCCAGGCGGTGGAGTACGCATGCCAGAACGGACATCGATTTGAGATGCCGTTCTCGGTTGAGGCAGAAATTCCGCCGGAGTGGGAGTGCAAGGCGTGCGGCGCCATGGCACTCCTGGTGGACGGGGATGGGCCCGAAGAGAAGAAGGGCAAGCCTGCGCGAACGCACTGGGACATGCTCATGGAGCGACGCACCCGCGAGGAGCTGGAGGAAGTGCTGGCCGAAAGGCTTGCAGTCCTGCGTTCCGGCGCCATGAACATTGCCGTGCATCCGCGGGACAGCCGCAAGTCCGCCTGA
- the fxsA gene encoding FxsA family membrane protein gives MTTGISTAPRRRSPARTFLPLAIAAWLILEIWLLTVVADVAGGLAVAALLAGGIVLGAVVIKRAGRRAFKNLASTFQQAQQGQPPTPQQSGQGNGLMMLAGLLLMLPGLISDVAGLVLLLPPVRAWIGRRAARSLERKMASAPAGSFGGAFQQARIHYPDGKVVQGEVIREDRPGGQDGPDAAYRPPLAP, from the coding sequence ATGACGACCGGCATTTCCACGGCCCCCCGGCGGCGCTCGCCCGCCCGTACGTTCCTCCCCCTGGCGATCGCCGCCTGGCTGATCCTGGAGATCTGGCTGCTCACCGTGGTCGCGGACGTGGCCGGCGGGCTCGCCGTGGCCGCGCTGCTCGCGGGCGGCATCGTCCTGGGCGCGGTGGTCATCAAGCGGGCCGGGCGGCGTGCCTTCAAGAACCTGGCGAGCACCTTCCAGCAGGCCCAGCAGGGGCAGCCGCCCACTCCGCAGCAGTCCGGCCAGGGCAATGGCCTCATGATGCTGGCGGGCCTGCTCCTGATGCTGCCCGGCCTGATCTCCGATGTGGCGGGTCTGGTCCTGCTGCTGCCGCCCGTCCGGGCCTGGATCGGCCGCAGGGCGGCCCGGTCGCTGGAGCGGAAGATGGCCTCGGCCCCCGCCGGCAGCTTCGGCGGCGCCTTCCAGCAGGCCCGTATCCACTACCCCGACGGCAAGGTCGTCCAGGGCGAGGTCATCCGCGAGGACCGGCCGGGCGGGCAGGACGGCCCGGACGCGGCGTACCGCCCGCCGCTGGCCCCGTGA
- a CDS encoding polyprenol monophosphomannose synthase, translating to MSDGGQRTYGPLGTALVIIPTYNEAENIGLIVGRVRAAVPEAHILVADDNSPDGTGKLADELAAGDDHVHVLHRKGKEGLGAAYLAGFVWALEQGYGVIVEMDADGSHQPEELPRLLTALAGADLVLGSRWVPGGRVVNWPKSREFISRGGSTYSRLMLNLPMRDVTGGYRAFRRETLEGLGLDEVASAGYCFQVDLARRAVQKGFRVVEVPITFVEREFGDSKMSKDILVEALWRVTQWGIKAQASKLLGKDGGKDDGKGGA from the coding sequence GTGAGCGACGGCGGACAGCGGACCTACGGACCGCTCGGTACGGCCTTGGTGATCATTCCGACCTACAACGAGGCGGAGAACATCGGGCTGATCGTCGGGCGTGTGCGCGCGGCCGTGCCCGAGGCCCACATTCTCGTCGCGGACGACAACAGCCCGGACGGCACCGGCAAGCTCGCGGACGAGCTGGCGGCCGGCGACGACCACGTCCACGTGCTGCACCGCAAGGGCAAGGAGGGGCTGGGCGCCGCCTACCTGGCGGGCTTCGTCTGGGCCCTGGAGCAGGGCTACGGGGTGATCGTCGAAATGGACGCCGACGGCTCCCACCAGCCCGAGGAGCTGCCCCGCCTGCTGACCGCGCTGGCCGGTGCGGACCTGGTCCTGGGTTCCCGCTGGGTGCCGGGCGGGCGGGTGGTGAACTGGCCGAAGAGCCGGGAGTTCATCTCGCGCGGCGGTTCGACGTACTCCCGGCTGATGCTGAACCTCCCGATGCGGGACGTGACCGGCGGCTACCGGGCCTTCCGCCGGGAAACCCTGGAGGGGCTGGGGCTGGACGAGGTGGCCTCGGCGGGCTACTGCTTCCAGGTCGACCTGGCGCGCAGGGCCGTGCAGAAGGGCTTCCGCGTGGTGGAGGTCCCGATCACGTTCGTCGAGCGTGAGTTCGGCGACAGCAAGATGAGCAAGGACATCCTGGTCGAGGCGCTGTGGCGGGTCACCCAGTGGGGCATCAAGGCCCAGGCCTCCAAGCTGCTGGGCAAGGACGGCGGCAAGGACGACGGCAAGGGTGGAGCCTGA
- a CDS encoding amidohydrolase: MTDRTAHSADAAGAPTRTVLLRGGEVHSPADPFATAMVVERGRIAWVGSEGAADAFAQGVDEVVDLGGALVTPAFTDAHVHTTSAGLALTGLDLTGARTLSAALDLVRAYAASRPADRVLLGHGWDAARWPERRAPHRAELDEATGGRPLYLSRVDVHSAVVTTALLALVPGVRPDGDRPLTGDDHHAVRRAALAAVTPAQRAEAQRAALDRAASLGIGSVHECGGPEISSAEDFTGLLALAAERPGPRVFGYWADRDLGLARELGAVGAAGDLFVDGALGSHTACLHAPYADAAHTGTEYLDVRAVTEHVAACTEEGLQAGFHAIGDAAITAVVEGVRAAAEKVGLARVRAARHRVEHAEMMTPATIAAFAELGLTASVQPAFDAAWGGEDGMYADRLGAGRARTLNPYAAMLKAGVPLAFGSDAPVTPLDPWGTVRAAAFHRTPEHRISVRAAFTAHTRGGWRALGRDDAGVLVPGAPADYAVWQTGDLVVQAPDDRVARWSTDPRSGTPGLPDLTPGSALPVCLATVVGGREVFVRPQG, from the coding sequence ATGACTGACCGCACCGCCCACTCCGCCGACGCCGCCGGAGCACCGACCAGGACCGTCCTCCTCCGCGGGGGCGAGGTGCACAGCCCCGCCGACCCCTTCGCCACCGCGATGGTCGTCGAGCGCGGCCGCATCGCCTGGGTCGGCTCGGAGGGCGCCGCCGACGCCTTCGCGCAGGGCGTGGACGAGGTCGTCGACCTCGGCGGCGCGCTCGTCACGCCGGCGTTCACCGACGCCCATGTCCACACCACCTCTGCGGGACTGGCCCTCACCGGGCTGGACCTCACCGGGGCGCGCACCCTCTCCGCCGCGCTGGACCTGGTACGCGCCTACGCCGCGAGCCGTCCGGCCGACCGGGTGCTCCTCGGGCACGGCTGGGACGCCGCCCGCTGGCCCGAGCGCCGGGCCCCGCACCGCGCCGAGCTCGACGAGGCCACCGGCGGCCGCCCGCTCTACCTCAGCCGCGTCGACGTGCACTCGGCCGTGGTCACCACCGCCCTGCTCGCCCTCGTCCCGGGGGTACGGCCCGACGGCGACCGGCCGCTGACCGGTGACGACCACCACGCCGTACGGCGGGCCGCGCTGGCCGCCGTCACCCCCGCCCAGCGCGCCGAGGCCCAGCGGGCCGCCCTCGACCGGGCGGCCTCCCTCGGCATCGGTTCCGTCCACGAGTGCGGCGGGCCCGAGATCTCCTCCGCCGAGGACTTCACCGGTCTGCTCGCGCTCGCCGCCGAGCGGCCGGGGCCGCGCGTCTTCGGGTACTGGGCCGACCGGGACCTCGGACTGGCCAGGGAGCTCGGGGCCGTCGGGGCCGCCGGAGACCTGTTCGTCGACGGCGCCCTCGGCTCCCACACGGCCTGCCTGCACGCCCCGTACGCGGACGCCGCGCACACCGGCACCGAGTACCTCGACGTGCGCGCCGTCACCGAGCACGTGGCCGCCTGCACCGAGGAGGGCCTCCAGGCCGGTTTCCACGCCATCGGGGACGCCGCGATCACCGCCGTCGTCGAGGGCGTCCGGGCGGCCGCCGAGAAGGTCGGCCTGGCCCGGGTCCGCGCCGCCCGGCACCGGGTGGAGCACGCGGAGATGATGACTCCCGCCACCATCGCCGCCTTCGCGGAGCTGGGGCTGACCGCCTCCGTGCAGCCCGCGTTCGACGCGGCCTGGGGCGGCGAGGACGGGATGTACGCGGACCGGCTCGGCGCCGGGCGGGCCCGCACCCTCAACCCGTACGCGGCCATGCTCAAGGCCGGTGTCCCGCTGGCCTTCGGCTCGGACGCGCCCGTCACCCCGCTCGACCCGTGGGGCACCGTGCGCGCGGCCGCCTTCCACCGCACCCCCGAGCACCGGATCTCCGTGCGGGCCGCCTTCACCGCCCACACGCGGGGCGGCTGGCGGGCGCTGGGCCGCGACGACGCGGGCGTGCTGGTCCCCGGCGCACCGGCCGACTACGCGGTCTGGCAGACGGGTGACCTGGTCGTCCAGGCCCCCGACGACCGGGTCGCCCGCTGGTCCACCGACCCCCGCTCGGGCACCCCCGGGCTGCCCGATCTGACCCCCGGATCCGCGCTGCCGGTGTGCCTCGCCACCGTCGTCGGCGGGCGGGAGGTATTCGTACGCCCACAGGGGTGA
- a CDS encoding Lrp/AsnC family transcriptional regulator: MEELDRQIVDLLVRDGRMSYTDLGKATGLSTSAVHQRVRRLEQRGVIRGYAAVVDPEAVGLPLTAFISVKPFDPSAPDDIADRLAGVPEIEACHSVAGDENYILKVRVATPLELEDLLGRLRALAHVSTRTTVVLSTPYEARPPRV; the protein is encoded by the coding sequence ATGGAGGAGCTGGACCGCCAGATCGTTGATCTGCTCGTGCGGGACGGGCGGATGAGCTACACGGATCTGGGCAAGGCCACGGGACTGTCCACGTCGGCAGTCCATCAGCGAGTACGACGTCTGGAGCAGCGCGGGGTCATCCGCGGCTATGCGGCCGTGGTCGATCCGGAGGCCGTCGGCCTGCCGCTGACCGCGTTCATCTCGGTCAAGCCCTTCGACCCGAGTGCCCCGGACGACATCGCCGACCGGCTGGCCGGCGTCCCCGAGATCGAGGCCTGCCACAGTGTCGCGGGCGACGAGAACTACATCCTCAAGGTGCGCGTCGCGACGCCGCTGGAGCTGGAGGACCTGCTCGGCCGCCTGCGCGCCCTCGCCCACGTCTCGACGCGCACGACGGTCGTCCTGTCCACCCCCTACGAGGCGCGCCCGCCCCGCGTCTGA
- a CDS encoding phosphotransferase family protein has translation MATAPRPRTSTREPEELGRRLAAWLDARLPGARVTNVSVPGSNGMSSETLLFDIEHTATPLRACALRLAADPAAYTVFPTYDMPRQHRVMSLVAQHTDLPVPRVQWLEEDPGPLGAPFFVMARAEGRVPPDVMPYTYEGNWLHAATDAERAALQEASISLLARLHDQFPSKEAEFLLPEGEGTPLRRHVDAQRAYYDWVVGGLAPSPLIERAFARLEELWPQDEGPAVLNWGDARIGNVVYDGFTPVAVLDWEMAAYAPREVDLGWTVYLHRFFQDLTVGFGQPGLPDFLRREDLERRYAELTGHTPRDMEFHTLYAALRHGIVMLRIAYRQAHFGEVAVPADPDSLILHHVGLAAMVQGTYW, from the coding sequence ATGGCCACCGCACCACGACCGCGTACCTCCACCCGGGAGCCCGAGGAGCTCGGCCGCCGCCTCGCCGCCTGGCTGGACGCGAGGCTTCCCGGCGCGCGGGTCACCAACGTCTCCGTCCCCGGATCCAACGGGATGTCCAGCGAGACCCTGCTCTTCGACATAGAGCACACCGCCACCCCGCTGCGGGCCTGCGCGCTGCGGCTCGCCGCCGACCCGGCCGCCTACACCGTCTTCCCCACGTACGACATGCCGCGCCAGCACCGCGTGATGAGCCTGGTCGCCCAGCACACGGACCTGCCCGTTCCGCGCGTGCAGTGGCTGGAGGAGGACCCGGGGCCGCTCGGGGCGCCGTTCTTCGTGATGGCCCGTGCGGAGGGCCGGGTCCCGCCCGACGTCATGCCCTACACCTACGAGGGCAACTGGCTGCACGCCGCCACCGACGCCGAGCGCGCCGCCCTCCAGGAGGCGAGCATCTCGCTGCTGGCCCGGCTGCACGACCAGTTCCCTTCCAAGGAGGCCGAGTTCCTCCTCCCCGAGGGTGAGGGCACACCGCTGCGCCGGCACGTGGACGCCCAACGGGCCTACTACGACTGGGTGGTGGGCGGGCTCGCACCGTCCCCGCTCATCGAGCGGGCGTTCGCCCGCCTGGAGGAGCTGTGGCCGCAGGACGAGGGCCCCGCCGTCCTCAACTGGGGCGACGCCCGCATCGGCAACGTCGTCTACGACGGCTTCACGCCGGTGGCCGTACTGGACTGGGAGATGGCGGCGTACGCCCCGCGCGAGGTGGACCTCGGCTGGACCGTCTACCTGCACCGGTTCTTCCAGGACCTCACGGTCGGCTTCGGCCAGCCCGGCCTGCCGGACTTCCTGCGCCGTGAGGACCTGGAGCGCCGCTACGCCGAGCTCACCGGCCACACCCCGCGGGACATGGAGTTCCACACCCTCTACGCGGCCCTGCGGCACGGGATCGTGATGCTGCGCATCGCCTACCGGCAGGCCCACTTCGGCGAGGTCGCGGTCCCGGCGGACCCGGACAGCCTGATCCTGCACCATGTCGGCCTGGCCGCCATGGTGCAGGGAACGTACTGGTAG
- a CDS encoding acyl-CoA dehydrogenase, protein MTDRAPQPVDRQLPTEESRDLLALVREIAQREIRPKAAEEEDSGRFPREVFTLLSEAGLLGLPYPGEFGGGEQPYEVYLQVLEELAAARLTVGLGVSVHSLACHGLGGYGTKEQQSAHLPAMLGGGLLGAYCLSEPAAGSDAASLTTKAVRDGDDWIITGTKAWITHGGVADFYTVLARTGVDGPKGITAFLVPGDAEGLTAAVPEKKMGMKGSPTAQLHFDGVRVPDARRIGEEGQGFSIALAALDAGRLGIAACAIGVAQAALDEALTYALDRKQFGHPIADFQGLRFMLADMATKIEAGRALYLAAARLRDAGKPFSRQAAMAKLFCTDAAMAVTTDAVQVLGGYGYTADFPVERLMREAKVLQIVEGTNQIQRMVIARHLAGPETR, encoded by the coding sequence ATGACTGACCGCGCCCCGCAGCCGGTGGACCGACAGCTGCCCACCGAGGAGTCCCGGGACCTCCTCGCCCTCGTACGCGAGATCGCACAGCGGGAGATCCGCCCCAAGGCAGCCGAGGAGGAGGACTCCGGCCGCTTCCCGCGGGAGGTCTTCACCCTGCTTTCCGAGGCCGGCCTGCTCGGCCTCCCGTACCCCGGGGAATTCGGCGGCGGCGAGCAGCCGTACGAGGTCTACCTCCAGGTCCTGGAGGAGCTGGCCGCGGCCCGCCTGACCGTCGGCCTCGGCGTCAGCGTGCACTCCCTGGCCTGCCACGGCCTCGGCGGCTACGGCACCAAGGAGCAGCAGAGCGCCCACCTGCCCGCGATGCTCGGCGGCGGCCTGCTGGGCGCCTACTGCCTCTCCGAGCCAGCCGCCGGCTCCGATGCCGCCTCGCTCACCACCAAGGCGGTGCGCGACGGCGACGACTGGATCATCACCGGCACCAAGGCCTGGATCACCCACGGCGGGGTCGCCGACTTCTACACCGTCCTCGCGCGCACCGGCGTCGACGGCCCCAAGGGCATCACGGCCTTCCTGGTCCCCGGGGACGCGGAGGGCCTGACCGCGGCCGTGCCCGAGAAGAAGATGGGCATGAAGGGCTCGCCCACCGCCCAGCTGCACTTCGACGGCGTACGGGTCCCGGACGCCCGCCGCATCGGCGAGGAGGGGCAGGGCTTCAGCATCGCCCTGGCCGCGCTGGACGCCGGGCGCCTGGGCATCGCCGCCTGCGCCATCGGCGTCGCCCAGGCCGCGCTGGACGAGGCCCTGACGTACGCGCTGGACCGCAAGCAGTTCGGGCACCCGATCGCGGACTTCCAGGGGCTGCGCTTCATGCTGGCCGACATGGCCACCAAGATCGAGGCGGGCCGGGCGCTCTACCTCGCGGCGGCGCGGCTGCGGGACGCGGGCAAGCCGTTCTCCCGCCAGGCGGCCATGGCCAAGCTGTTCTGCACGGACGCGGCGATGGCCGTCACCACGGACGCGGTGCAGGTCCTCGGCGGCTACGGCTACACGGCGGACTTCCCCGTCGAGCGGCTGATGCGCGAGGCGAAGGTGCTCCAGATCGTGGAGGGCACCAACCAGATCCAGCGCATGGTCATCGCCCGCCACCTGGCGGGCCCGGAGACGCGCTGA
- a CDS encoding TetR/AcrR family transcriptional regulator produces MNNSQQRGTTGRSQARRAELIATGRKLFADTSYDALSMDDIAKQAGVAKGLIYYYFDSKRGYYLAIVEDSVAELVARAGGDTDLPGAERVRRTIDSYLHYAEHHHAAYRTIVTGGVGSDAEVLAIRDAVREELVATIAEGAYGRRTLPPIARLALVGWLSGVEGTTLDWIGAPDAPDQPDRAGLGALLVRQLRATLEVIEEFVPECPAPPGPEEPLDPLGDLAPVTGSP; encoded by the coding sequence TTGAATAATAGTCAACAGCGCGGAACCACCGGCCGATCGCAGGCGCGCAGGGCCGAACTCATAGCCACCGGGCGCAAGTTGTTCGCCGACACCTCGTACGACGCGCTCTCCATGGACGACATCGCCAAACAGGCGGGCGTCGCCAAGGGGCTGATCTACTACTACTTCGACAGCAAGCGCGGCTACTACCTCGCCATCGTCGAGGACTCCGTGGCCGAGCTCGTCGCCCGGGCCGGCGGTGACACCGACCTCCCCGGCGCCGAACGCGTCCGCCGCACCATCGACAGCTACCTGCACTACGCCGAGCACCACCACGCCGCCTACCGCACCATCGTCACCGGCGGCGTCGGCTCCGACGCCGAGGTCCTCGCCATCCGCGACGCCGTCCGCGAGGAGCTGGTCGCCACCATCGCCGAAGGCGCGTACGGACGCCGCACCCTCCCGCCGATCGCCCGCCTCGCCCTCGTCGGCTGGCTCTCCGGGGTCGAAGGAACCACCCTGGACTGGATCGGCGCGCCCGACGCCCCGGACCAGCCCGATCGCGCCGGGCTCGGGGCCCTGCTGGTGCGCCAGCTGCGCGCGACACTGGAGGTGATCGAGGAGTTCGTCCCGGAGTGTCCGGCACCTCCCGGCCCCGAGGAGCCGCTCGATCCGCTCGGTGATCTTGCCCCGGTGACGGGAAGCCCCTGA
- a CDS encoding SCO1431 family membrane protein, whose amino-acid sequence MTADSAAPIAAPRDLVRTGGPKDDSTWLEHVLGWTLVVVVAMFVTQVGWL is encoded by the coding sequence ATGACTGCCGACAGCGCCGCCCCCATCGCCGCTCCCCGGGACCTCGTCCGGACCGGAGGACCCAAGGACGATTCCACCTGGCTGGAGCACGTGCTCGGCTGGACCCTCGTGGTCGTCGTCGCCATGTTCGTCACCCAGGTCGGCTGGCTCTGA
- a CDS encoding SPW repeat protein yields the protein MTTHPSIEQHPDLAEMRTRFERVTTTPRAQAVEALALITGLYLAASPWIAGFSGLTPLAINNLIAGLAFCLCMSGLGSAYERTHAMAWTAVALGAWTIIAPWAIAGEMDTTRTVVSNVIAGGVALCLGLAMAGMASRDRGSRA from the coding sequence ATGACCACCCATCCCAGCATCGAGCAACACCCCGATCTCGCCGAGATGCGCACTCGGTTCGAGCGGGTGACCACCACTCCCCGGGCGCAGGCCGTCGAAGCGCTGGCCCTGATCACGGGCCTGTACCTGGCCGCCTCACCGTGGATCGCAGGGTTCAGCGGCCTCACCCCGCTGGCCATCAACAACCTGATCGCCGGCCTGGCCTTCTGCCTGTGCATGAGCGGTCTGGGTTCCGCCTACGAGCGCACCCACGCCATGGCGTGGACGGCGGTCGCCCTCGGCGCGTGGACGATCATCGCCCCGTGGGCCATCGCCGGCGAGATGGACACGACGCGAACGGTGGTCAGCAACGTGATCGCCGGAGGTGTCGCCCTGTGCCTCGGCCTCGCGATGGCCGGCATGGCGAGCCGCGACCGCGGGTCCCGCGCCTGA